From a region of the Procambarus clarkii isolate CNS0578487 chromosome 18, FALCON_Pclarkii_2.0, whole genome shotgun sequence genome:
- the LOC138366000 gene encoding uncharacterized protein: MVPTNPVRFAPIQYGSHQSSTVRTNPIWFAPIQYGSHQSNMVRTNAVRFAPIQYGSHQSSMVLTNAVRFAPIQYGSHQSNMVLTNAVRFAPIQYGSHQSNMVRTNAVRFAPIQYGSHQSNMVRTNPVWFALMQYGSHQSSTVRTNPIWFAPIQYGSHQSSTVHTNPVWFTPIQYGSHQSSMVHTNPVWFAPIQYGSHQSSTVRTNPVWFTPIQYGSHQSSTVRTNPVRFTPIQYGSQISPATVYFEDFVWL, translated from the coding sequence ATGGTTCCCACTAATCCAGTACGGTTCGCACCAATCCAGTACGGTTCGCACCAATCCAGTACGGTTCGCACCAATCCAATATGGTTCGCACCAATCCAGTATGGTTCGCACCAATCCAATATGGTTCGCACTAATGCAGTACGGTTCGCACCAATCCAGTACGGTTCGCACCAATCCAGTATGGTTCTCACTAATGCAGTACGGTTCGCACCAATCCAGTACGGTTCGCACCAATCCAATATGGTTCTCACTAATGCAGTACGGTTCGCACCAATCCAGTATGGTTCGCACCAATCCAATATGGTTCGCACTAATGCAGTACGGTTTGCACCAATCCAGTACGGTTCGCACCAATCCAATATGGTTCGCACCAATCCAGTATGGTTCGCACTAATGCAGTACGGTTCGCACCAATCCAGTACGGTTCGCACCAATCCAATATGGTTCGCACCAATCCAGTATGGTTCGCACCAATCCAGTACGGTTCACACCAATCCAGTATGGTTCACACCAATCCAGTATGGTTCACACCAATCCAGTATGGTTCACACCAATCCAGTATGGTTCGCACCAATCCAGTACGGTTCGCACCAATCCAGTACGGTTCGCACCAATCCAGTATGGTTCACACCAATCCAGTATGGTTCGCACCAATCCAGTACGGTTCGCACCAATCCAGTACGGTTCACACCAATCCAGTATGGTTCGCAAATTTCACCAGCGACTGTTTACTTTGAGGATTTTGTCTGGCTATAA